The window TGATCATATTCCTTTGCCCTGGAAATGTGAAAAGTTTAAGAGATTTAAAGGAACGAGTTtcattgctttaattttcttaGTAGATTCCTCTACATTGTGTATTTGAAAGATCTaggatttgaaagaaaatttgcGTAACATTTGGGACAAACCATGGggtttttaacagctttattgaagtgtaATGTACGTATGATAAACTTTAACCATTTCAAGTGTGCAGTTTAATGTCTAGAATGCAGCCATCAGCACAGTCTGGGTTTTTAGCACTTCTGAATCATCTGAAAGAACTCCCTCAAGCTCGTTTGTAGCCAGTCTCCATTCTCACCCCTAGCCTCAGACAGCCGGTGAACTGCTAATCCTATAgtttttctggaaatttcataTACGTGGAatcacagtttttaattttttgtgtcttcttttaccTAGTGTAATGTTCTTGAGTTTCAGCCACTTTGGGTGTATCTGTTCATTCCGTGTTGCTGCGTATACTGTGTTGtgtgatgtaccacattttgttcctTCACCAGTTGATGGATGTTTGGATTGTTTATATTTGAggctattaggaataatgctgctgtgcTGCTGTGAAAGTTTGTTTACAAGTCTTTGGGCATATCTTTTCAAGTAATGTTGTATAGATAATCTAGGAATGAAATTGCCGAGACAtggtatatttctttttatattgtaaGAAACTAGCAGATCATTTTCAAAATGACTGTACCATTTGACATTCCTACTAGCAATGTGTGAGAGTTGCAAGCTTCATACATCCTTATCAGCACTTGATGTCACCTTTTTAACTTTGGCCATTCTACTGGTTGTGATACagtatcttattttaatttgcatttctccagtaAATAATGAACTTACtagacatttgtatatcttctttgataaaGTTTCTATTccgatattttgcccattttttcagtTGTTGGATGGTCTGTCTTGAGTTGTGAGAGTTTGGATACAAGCTGTTTTTTAGATGTGTgtgatgcaaatattttctcccagtgtgtttcttgctatgttgcccaagctagattcctggattcaagtgatcctcccgcctctgccttctgaggagctgataatacaggcacatgccaccgcacctggcccagtgtGTGTAATAGTCTCTTGAAGagcaaaactttttaattttcataagaaCCAActcagcatttttttcatttacaagttgtgcttttggtatcacaTCTAAGATATCTTTGTCTAACTTAAGGTAACAAAGGTTTTACCCTATGTTGCCTTATAGAAGTTTTACAGTtgttatagttttagttcttgtatttaggtctgtgatccatttcaaTTTAATGTTCGTGTATAGTATGAGAGAAAGGTCaaggtcgtgtgtgtgtgtgtgtgtgtacaatttGTTCAAACATCACTAATTTAAAAGGCTATAATTTCCCATTGAATTACCTTGGCATCTTTGTCACATATCAgccatatatgtgtgtctgtttctggactctgttCCATTGATGTATACATCTATTTTTAAGCTGAAATCAACTGACTTGCTTACTGGGCTTCATACTAACAAATCAACATTTTCCAGGTTGAGTGACTTTCCTGGCCTTGCTCACACGAGACAGAGAAGCAGCTCCAAGTAAAATTGGGTGGAATAATTGGAAGTCACCAGGCAGACACCCTGTGCTTTTCACCTAGTATCCAAATGTAGAAGACACGCTGCCTCTTCCTACAACTTATCTTCTGCTTTGGGGGTTCTGATCTTATAAGTTCTATATCCTAAAGGACATTGCAAAAGGAATGttcattttccttcccttttgctTGAGAGAAAGGCAACTTCTTTAgcaccatatatatgtatatatatatatatacacacacacacacacacacgcttataTATATGTGGGAGTAGGGGGAAGCAtgatttcccttttaaaaaataattagtctTAAAATCTTGGAAACAGGTTTGTATCAGGTAGATTTTGCTGTTGATGAATCAGCTattgtttactttaaaagaaGAAACCTTAATCACCATCAAGAAAAATTGAAGCGTGTTTAAAAACATCACCAAATTTACCTTAGAGACTCATTCTCAGAAGGCAATatcaataaaggagaaaatagagaCAAATCTTTGTAATTATGGCTAGAATGCCCATTTGTTCCTTAAACTTACAGATACTTCTTGTTTTACAGGCAGATTTAAAGATCACTTTAAGAAATACCCATATGTATTAATATTAGCAAATCATACTAATTGCTGTCTCAATTATTGCCTCTTTAAAGTACTACTTCTTATGATGCAGATCTTCCCACCAGGTTCTTCAGGAGTGCCTTGATTCTTGGCCTTTTTATTTTCACATGATTTTAGACTTAGCTtgacaaattccacaggaaagtaTACTGAGATTTTTACAATGATTTCACATAAGCTGTTGATCAATTTGGAGAAAACTGACATATTTACAGTGTCTTCCAATGCATAAACTTGATGTCTCCCCACTTACCTATGTTAATCTTAATTTGTCTCGATAATACTAGAAAAATTTGCATCAACTTCTTGCCCATCTTTTGTTAGACTGATTCCTCAGTCTTCAATATTGCAATTGTAAGTGGtatctttatttaaatttcattttctaactaTCTGTAGTTAGAATTTACAAATAAGGTTGAGCTTTCACTATTGACATTTGGCAACCTTGCCTAAACTCTTACAAATTCTAATAGTTTCACTGTGGATTGCCTGCAGTTCCAGGGATTGGTAAACTATGAGCTGTGAACCAAATCTAACTTGCCTGTTTGTACAGGCTAAGAAGGTTCTTACCTTTTCGTAAATGGttgtaaaagcaaatatatataatatatattttatatatatattaaattatatatatataataaattatatatataaattatatataatatataataatatatataaaataatatataataatatatataatacataataataaagatatataataatatatatatgaatgatgtAGAACAGTATGTGACCGGAGAGCCTAAAATACTTACTGTGAAAAAAGCAGACAATATAGAAATTAACTAGAAATTATTAAGATAATGGACACGGAGGGAGAGTCTTTGTAAATGAAGAAGTTCTTAAGACAACATTGTTCTTATTccagcagttttatttttcactttcaatcAACTTTAAGCCTATTAACTGTTTTCTATCATTCAATATCCTCTTTTTGCTGCAGTTAAAAATCTGCAAAAGTAGAGTCTTCAAACTAAGATATAGTGAGTCTGTCAAGCCCAGTTTCAAAAAGCATGTGACAGCAGTATATTGACAAGTTTAAACATATGCTCTATAGCAGAAATAGGGAAGAAATTCACTTATTAATTTATCCATATAAGATTTATTAAACATGTAACTTCGTTGGAACCAACAAAGctacttttcatgtttttatagtTATTCTTTTTAGATATTTAGATTAACCAGATAATCTTAAGTTATCTTAAAAAGTTTCTGCAGTATTGTCACATTACTTCCAAGTATACAAGTTGTTTTTATGCACTACCTTCTCAATCCTATAAAAGAACTCTTTAttaacaaagcaatttctaacaCATCGCTCAAAAGACACACTAACGTTGTGAAAGGCATTTTGTTAGATTTAGTCCCATTTTAGTATCCCCTTAAAAAGTTTGACTGATGACTCTGGATATTCAGCCAACAGTGTTGTGTCAAAAACTTGCTTGAATTTATCTAAAAATTCATAGTCAGTGCTGAATCTGAACTTGTTTGCCCAAAGCAGCACTGTCCCTGGCTGAGAAAGGTACACCATGGTGGTGAGCAGCTTGTCCAGGAAGTAGTGATGGTAGACCACGTCTGAGGCTAGGACATAATCATAGTAAAAAGCTGACTTGGGAAAGTTTTTGTCCAGGTCTTCACCCCATACCAGTTCTTTCACTTCAGGCAGATGTGCTGTGCATCgtagtgtgttttttaaaagattgtattGAAGGTTTCCCAGGACATCAGGCAAATCTGTTGCTGTGACTTGAGCTcctaagagagaaagaaaaattgcaaCAATGACCTGGAAACATCTGGGCAACTGGGCAACCACAGTGtacatagacacagggagagaCACAAGAAGCAACTGGATTCCTTAGCCTTGGCTCTGTTGGTGGGTGGGCTGGACATATTTGACCTAATGTGGGCTGGCTAATTCTTCCTTGTGGGTGGTCTTGTCCTGTGCACTGTAAGATGGTGAGCAGCCTCCCTggccacctgaggtcagtagctcccccacctcaccccacccccgAGATTGACAACAGAGACTGAGTCATGCCTCTGGACTCAACTTCGTCCCATGGAAACTGGTTGATTGGAGTTgattaacctctctgagactcagttatCTCTGTGGATAACAGCAGTAATTCCTGCTGCATGACATTTTTGGGAGAGTCACTGAGTGAAGTCAGGGCCAGGCACCTAAACCACAGCCTGTCATAGAGTAAGCACTTGCTGTTATTGTTACAGTAAAGGTCTGGATAGTAGGTCAGGAATAAACAAACCTAAAATACTGGCCACAATGGAAACAAGGCCTGGTCCAGCACCAATTTCAAGTATTTTTGCATCTTGGAAATTCAGTTCCTCAGCATGTTCCTCCAAATACTGACACAAAGCCGTAgcctgaaaaataattataactttTCATGTGGGCATTGGAACGTTGGATGTCAGTAGCAACCCTTTCTGGCACCCAAATTTAAATACTAAAAGACATGTTATTACATATGTTCAGTTTATATTCATCAGAACCCAAATGTACACTCAATGCCATATATAGACCTCTGAAATAAAGAAGTTATAATAAATTGCATCTAAGGAACTGGGGAAACAGATTTGTTAAAATTGCCTCCATCAGATTTGCTCAATCTCCAAAGCATAGGAAGAATGGTAGATCAGCTTAGCTCTTTCAAATCAGGGCAATGTTGGGCTGAAAAAACAGCAACTTCTTCCACTGGTTTAATCATAGGTCTCCAGCTGCTTTAAGAATGTTGTTTTATGTTAGAATTCTTTCTTGTaagacagttttttaaattatagaaatagttttttttaaatgtcattttataaACTTGCACACCTCTTTCCTGACTCCTTTACCAAAATTCAGGTTGGCTAGCGCTTTGCCATATTGAACAACGGgttagtgactttttaaaaagtggttctTCTAAGAAACAGACTGTTCAGAAATTGCTTCTCAGACTTCAGTGTGCAAAAAGATCCCCTGGATAGCTTGTTAAAGATGCACATCCTCATTCAGTAGGTCGAGAGTGGGACTCAAGATCCTGCACGTCTAAACAAGCCCTGACATGAGGCTCATCTGCTGGCCCGTGGACCCACTTTGAGTAGTAgcaaggagatttttaaaaatgttttatgtatcaACATGTGGTTATATACATAACAATATATAAGTTTTATGTAtagtataaaatgttttatatatcaaCAGTTA of the Chlorocebus sabaeus isolate Y175 chromosome 3, mChlSab1.0.hap1, whole genome shotgun sequence genome contains:
- the METTL21C gene encoding protein-lysine methyltransferase METTL21C, with the translated sequence MSWAEQLGPCPAFSSQQVPAMDVCLSSAQQPGHRGEGLSSPGGWLEAEKKGASQKDSTGGALEESNRIEPSLHSLQKFVPTDYASYTQEHYRFAGKEIVIQESIESYGAVVWPGATALCQYLEEHAEELNFQDAKILEIGAGPGLVSIVASILGAQVTATDLPDVLGNLQYNLLKNTLRCTAHLPEVKELVWGEDLDKNFPKSAFYYDYVLASDVVYHHYFLDKLLTTMVYLSQPGTVLLWANKFRFSTDYEFLDKFKQVFDTTLLAEYPESSVKLFKGILKWD